AAATCAGGTCTAATCCAGCTCTTTATAAACTTTTCATTGAACTAGAtctatttcttgttttttttttgaaggatagaTCTATTTCTTGTTGTCTCTACATACCTAAgaagttagtatttttttatatttcttcagcataataataatgtgtttgttttgtaaattttttattaaaaaaatgattttttaacttatttttgtttgttatattttttaggATATAATATTGTTTGCTTTTCAggatatagttttttttttttttttttttaagaaactaagagaaaattatattaaaacaaaacgCAGCCCCTCAAGCACAAGATGAGAAACTAAAAGGTAGTCAGTCATTATACAAAAGTTAAGCCACAACTAGCCagaagaaacataaaaaattacacaaGAGCCTGAAAGTagcataattatattttaataaatatatagttttatcttttttgtttgtaacttttttcgtttttttaataaatatatttttattttatttatttatttttggtagaatattgtttatttttaaagtataatttctatttttgattccttatatattttgataaatatatagttttatcttttttgtttgtaactttttcgtttttttaataaatataatttttattttatttatttatttttggtagaaTATATTGCTTATTTTTAAAgttataatttctatttttaattccTCATACGTGCACATGTTAATATTCTCCTATTTTTAATATAGTGTGTTATTTATGTATTAATTTGAcagaaaaaaattaagaaaatactgacagaaaagTGTCCATTAAACTATAGtatatctaaaaaattattgattttttcgATATAGTGTATTATTAGattcgtcaaaaaaatatagtgtATTATTAGAAAATCCTGAAAACTCtaccaaaaagaaaagcatATCCTTAACTTTACGGTGCAAAGTTTTGcgtcttgtcaaaaaaaaaaaaagtatcagttttttttttttaccaaacttaacaaattttattttttactaacacctaaagtcaatttttttaagccACAGCATAAATAAAGTGTATTATTAATTTTCACAGCTggtttggtctagtagtgaggAACTTGAATAGTACGTTATAGATCCCGGGTTCGATCTACagctaattataaaaaaaaaaaatcaatttttctttcacTCATCAATAAAGTGTATTATTAATTTCCAAAACTGTTTCTTTTAAGTACAGTATAAATCTTACgtcaaaaaaaagtatagtataaatattataataaaaaaaaatgcgtcaaaaaaaaaaaaagtaaagtataATATAGTGTATTACTATTAGTTTCCAAAACTGTTTTTTTCTTACTTAAAAagaaaactgtttttttctcagtcaaataaaaaaaaaactggggcTTAGGCCCTCtctactaccaaaaaaaaaaaaaaactgtttttttttcaaggttACTCAAATCTGtatcttaaaaaattaatatatttctaAAACTGTTAATTTCCCAAACCAGCAAGAATTAATGGCTCATTACCACCAATAATTTCCTttctaaaacaatttcaaaagtcaataaaaaataataattacatagtatacaattaaaaatatcagAGCTGCTAtataattcattataaaaaataaaaaacaaaaactgctATATAATTCCATGAAAATTCATAAACTTCGATAAATAGTACTTtctccggtcactattataagtaaaaaaaaattactttttaagttcattgaaaaagtaatgtatttaGGTACCGTTTGACCAAACTTTTTTACGGTTTAAAAGctactttaaaataaagtttaaaataagTGCTTTAGAaaaaaagttaaagttgtttggtggtgatttcatttttaaaaaacttaaagtaaactctaatttatatttgtttcataaaaaaatttattaaatcatttatatttagggatattatattttaaaaatataataaacaaatattaaaatttggtGTGCAATATTTTAtctaaataaatataacattttaactaataatatattataaaatctaCCATTTGAttagaagtatatattatttagatcatctatgtaaaattttacacaaatctaaaataattcaatatgtttttgaaattcataaaaataagaaatgttcagtatttttttttttttttttaacttcaaatatcatagataaaaataaaaagtgggaTACAAAAGAGGGGGACCAAGCCTAAATCCTCAACAAAGGAAACAAAACAACTAGCTAGCAACATCTAAAATAAGGAAAACCTAACCTATTTGTAGTTAAATCTTCCCTAATGTTCAGTAAAGtgcataaattttaaattttagtagGTCTcaataacaaatcaaataattttaaatttgtgtaaaattttatataaataatttaaatgacATATACTTTAAATCCattgtaaataatattttataaaatttatattttttaaaatattattacacgGCGTAACATTATCGGTGTGAGGGAGCCGGAGTTTAAACCCCGATCATAGCGTTCAGCttaacaattttaacatttttttgtcagTTGTGCTGGGACTTGTGAACTATAGGTGTAATTTAATCCAAATACATGTATAATTATTGAAAtgattaatttcatattttgaagaagaaaaatactacagggttcttatttttttaattaatagtacaatgaaaactaataataatgccttttttgttataaaaaaaattaaataatagtgcattttttaggtaaaaaaataatagtgcactttttaataataataataataataataataataataataataataatgcacATGACATGAAGGTGATTAAATAATAGTGCATATTATGAACATATCAGTTAATGTACAAAAAAACAAAGCATATCAGTTAATTATAGGATATATGGTTTTACGTTTGTGAGGATTCGAAGAGGGGAGCAGCCGAAAAGTTCATTttccacaaaaaaaatttgcatatattaattttaccaaaaactcattattgatgtattttacacataaaaattaagcaaatttttttataagtactTTAAAGAAAACTGTTTGCctcaaattctatttttttggaataaaaagTCGAAAATAAGTTCGGTCAAACGGTGCCTTAGTTTAtattattgacttatttttttgaacaaatctaaaaaataatgtttttactTATAAGAGAGAGTATAAATCTTGTTTAAGAAAAAAGTGTACTATAAATCAATAAAGAGTATTATTGGTACACATTACCACTTGCAATGatcctaattaattaatattaatttattagtaaaatatCAACTGACCCATGGTCGACAAATTTACCACTTGTCCATGTCACCTATATTACTACACCATGTGCCATAAGTTATAACTACTATATAATGAAGGGCTGCCTTCCCCATTTTCATCAACAACACATTTCTTTTAATTCACATCCATTATAGCTCCCACGTGATCCCAATGCTTCATCTCATGTCCTATAAGTGTTTAGTGTTTACAAATATAGTATAGTTTATTGTGATTTTACCAAATTCATTGCGAATTCATACATGCATAGAAAAGTAAAATCAACAATCTTTTGATTGTTGATCCTTTCTAAGAAAATCTACAATTCTACTTGTGATACAATAAGTAGTTGACTGAATAGTTATCATAGGATTGACACCAATAGCAGTAGGAAGAACACTAGCATCACAAACAAACAATCATTCATCTTCTCAACtctcaccattttcatcaacagCACCTTCCTTTTGATTCATGCCCATTCTACAACTCCCCATTTGATGAGCAGAACTATACAAATTCCAGCTCTCACCCGGCCACAATGCTCCATCTATAGGACAAAAACTATCTATAAactcttcaatttcattttcactGATATTCTCATTAATCTTAATTCTTTGACCATCACTTCTATGTGTCCCTACTTCCACTGCTCCTGTTGCTATTAGAATCCTCACTGCATGTTGTAAACCAACTCTCATATTCTCTTTGTCAGTTGAATCCAATTTATAGCTTATTCTTCCTTTCTTTGTTACTTGTCCACTTGATTTGTCCCTTATTATTGTGATTAAATGTGATGTTCTTAGAAAGTTTAGCAAAAAGAGACCCCTTGAAAAAGGGATTATAGAAACCATGCACGAAAATGACTCAACTCTTCAACAATCTCTAATTAACAAAGGCCTCAATGTTACACTAGACTCCAAAAACAACAcactcaaaataaaatttgatgcaGTAGTTGTTGGATCTGGCTCTGGAGGAGGTGTAGCAGCTTCTGTCCTTTCAAATGCAGGACACAAAGTGCTTGTTCTAGAGAAAGGAAACTATTTTGTTCTAGAGGATTATTCATCACTAGAAGGTCCTTCGATGGATCAACAATATGAATGTGGAGGAATGTTAGCTTCTGTTGATTCAAGAATACTTATTTTGGCAGGTTCAACAGTTGGTGGCGGCTCAGCTGTTAATTGGTCAGTTTGCATAAGAACACCAAAAAAAGTGTTAAAAGAATGGTCAGAGGAACACAAACTTTCCATATTTTCAAGCTTAGAGTATCTATCTGCTATGGAAACTGTGTGTGAGAGAATTGGTGTCAATGAAAATTGTACACAAGAAGGGTTACAAAATCAAGTACTGAGAAAAGGGTGTCAAAATCTTGGCTTAAAAGTTGATTATGTTCCAAGAAATTCATCGGGGAACAATCATTATTGTGGTTCACGTGGTTATGGTTGTCCAAAAGGAGAGAAACAAGGGACTCAAGTTACATGGCTTGTAGATGCTGTTGAAAAAGGTGGTGTGATAATAACAGGATGCAAAGCTGAGAGGTTTTTATTTGAAAGTAATTACAGGAGTGGAAATACAAGAAAGAAGAAATGTTTGGGTGTTTTGGCAAAGACTTTAAAGAGTAGAGTCACAATGAAGCTACAAATTGAGGCCAAAGTAACAATTTCTGCAGGTGGTGCACTTCTGACACCTCCATTGATGATATCTAGTGgtttaaagaataaaaacatTGGTAGAAACCTTCATCTCCACCCTGTGTTAATGATATGGGGATACTTTCCAGAATCAAAATCAGATCTCAAAggtattatttaaaataaatttttttgttaagagTTTAGTTAGTTTTTTTGGTAATTAACCATGTTATTGGCACGAAGTAATCTTCATCTCTTTCATCCTATGATTTATAACAGGTAAAGTCTATGAGGGAGGTATAATCACATCTGTTCATAAAGTACTATCATCATCAACATGTGATGATTTAAAATCAGACATAAGAGCCATAATTGAAACACCATTACTAGGACCAGCATCATTTACATCACTATGTCCATGGGAATCAGGACTAGACTTCAAACAAAGAATGCTAAACTTTCCAAGAACATCACATTTAATCACAATAATAAGGGACAAATCAAGTGGACAAGTAACAAAGGAAGGAAGAGTAAGCTATAAATTGGATTCAACTGATAAAGAGAATATGAGAGCTGGTTTACAACAAGCAGTGAGAATTCTTATAGCAGCAGGAGTAGTTGAAGTAGGGACACATAGAAGTGATGGTCAAAGAATTAGAATTAATGAGAATATCAGTGAAGATGAAATTGAAGAGTTTATAGATAGTGTGTGTCCTATGGATGGAGTATTGTGGCCAGGTGAGAGCTGGAATTTGTATAGTTCTGCACATCAAATAGGGAGTTGTAGAATGGGTGTGAATCAAAATGAGGGTGttgttgatgaaaatggtgagaGTTGGGAAGCTGAAAGATTGTTTGTTTGTGATGCTAGTGTTCTTCCTACTGCTATTGGTGTTAATCCTATGATTACTATTCAGTCAACAGCTTATTGTATCTCAAGTAGAATTGTAGATTTTCTTAGAAAGggtcaagaataaaaaaattgttgattttatttttctacgCATGTGGCAAATGTTGATATATGTTAAAATCTCTGATTAGTGCTAATTAAGGATTAAAATTAGCAAATCATATCTATTAGACTTTTCAATGTATTTATTGTGATCTTATACACGAGGTCCCCATACCACATAAGGCCGTAAACACATACATGTTACACTAAGTTATCTTTCTGAAAATCTTAATTAGTCTATGTTACCAGCAATattaatttgaagttttttcttctatttttatcaTGCTTAATCAGATGTTCCGGAACTAGacgcttacccgtgcgatgcacgagtCTTATGCGTTATTTTATTCCataacgtcaaaaaattatttgtataggtgataaatttaaaattgaaacaataggtattatcaaaataatagtaacaatagaaGTTATGTAAATGTGATATAgataaatatgtgtttatacatttaaaaaaaacttatttatacatcacatttggaGTTAccttggtatcttcttcattaacattggttagcaatatctttaattcattctttaaaataactctggaaatgacaacatatgattgaccacaaaaaataaattgatgttgaaaaataagttttttttgtattataaatcTCAATGGAGGATTCTGAATTgaataaactacttcattatcgaatatgtcatttatattaatttgaaaaatattggAGCATACCAAccattattaaattttaattaatttatttttttactaacacttcaaattgattttaatttggaTCAACTAAAAGAGCGTGACGATGAATTTGCGTACCAAAATCATAAGTAAGTAGTGCTGACAATCGACCAATTTCTTATACacacaaagattggacaaaagattattagcaaaatcattaattatttcgaacaaaaaataataaaatacacaaataataaaatgaaaaaaataaattaaaatgaatagtaaCATAAAACAACCACAAAAAAATAACCCAacacaacaataataataataataataataataataataataataataataatctaataataataataataattaattattattatacattaaatggatgtaagtgggtgatgtgactaaatgaaaggttttcattgttttaagtggattagggtttaggtAGGTGATtagacaactatctaggatacTAACTACATATTTAatcccttacatttattttaggttttaatttgatctcttacatttaaaaagtatcaatttggtccattTAAGTTTATTGTGCATTCCTATGAGCTACAATTAATGCAATGACacaagtcaaaaaaaaaaaccttttacATTCACTTGATCCAATGCTTTTAAAATTATGTCCATGATGGTGTCAACTGATTTAATCGCTTTTATCATAAAATCATTCATTTTTACATTCACTTGATCTAAtgcttttaaaaaatttaaaattacaatcaGACGTTTACTtatcacaatatttttttaaaaaattaaatacaaaattttagTTTACAAAGATTCCAAAGAGAGAAAATgtctctcttttttattttaatccaagctgttaccaattttttttcctttttgttctATCGAAGAGGGATGATTTAAGGTCAATTTTAGTCCGAAATCACTCCtccaaattatttttacttCTCGTTATggtaaataagtgtgattttcacatatttttgttttgatttttcatcttcgtacggtgtattttgttgtccTGTCTTTGTACGAAGTATTATGATGTCTCATCTGTGTGCGGAGTACTTTGTTGTTCCGTTTTTGTGCAGTGTTAATTTGTTTTAGGTTGGAGATTAATTTTGATCTAGTGTAGATCCAATCAATGTCGATTTTGGTGTCATCAACATTACAGATTCGGAGGCATGAACATTCcggacacttcaatatagtcattttataggcttatgtaatttgccgt
This portion of the Trifolium pratense cultivar HEN17-A07 linkage group LG3, ARS_RC_1.1, whole genome shotgun sequence genome encodes:
- the LOC123914769 gene encoding long-chain-alcohol oxidase FAO1-like, whose protein sequence is MVVDGQKHDEAEAKFCFRCTVRKFSKKRPLEKGIIETMHENDSTLQQSLINKGLNVTLDSKNNTLKIKFDAVVVGSGSGGGVAASVLSNAGHKVLVLEKGNYFVLEDYSSLEGPSMDQQYECGGMLASVDSRILILAGSTVGGGSAVNWSVCIRTPKKVLKEWSEEHKLSIFSSLEYLSAMETVCERIGVNENCTQEGLQNQVLRKGCQNLGLKVDYVPRNSSGNNHYCGSRGYGCPKGEKQGTQVTWLVDAVEKGGVIITGCKAERFLFESNYRSGNTRKKKCLGVLAKTLKSRVTMKLQIEAKVTISAGGALLTPPLMISSGLKNKNIGRNLHLHPVLMIWGYFPESKSDLKGKVYEGGIITSVHKVLSSSTCDDLKSDIRAIIETPLLGPASFTSLCPWESGLDFKQRMLNFPRTSHLITIIRDKSSGQVTKEGRVSYKLDSTDKENMRAGLQQAVRILIAAGVVEVGTHRSDGQRIRINENISEDEIEEFIDSVCPMDGVLWPGESWNLYSSAHQIGSCRMGVNQNEGVVDENGESWEAERLFVCDASVLPTAIGVNPMITIQSTAYCISSRIVDFLRKGQE